A region of Diospyros lotus cultivar Yz01 chromosome 3, ASM1463336v1, whole genome shotgun sequence DNA encodes the following proteins:
- the LOC127797333 gene encoding tRNA(adenine(34)) deaminase, chloroplastic, with translation MYNSYVCSTRSLSCEGSVPFSFNDFSYYPDDRFTRNPMPLSTPSCCSVCANSLCKVPISSRLLYGLRQSSLIQWSASRKLMFVGAERYYCQFRGQDNGLGSCCCVHVCCAKKRSVCGGRGRWEEGRFRCRVSREERERDRENSVGEAEMMLSLLAEEVGQERFGVGERNGTLSSRRRRVKVEKRRDCRRASYSSKTEHVDSDLLERNVEFESESVRIGSRKKVFGRKEDGQKTEDEENYLRGERCRGRKGRSSCSSYFSCSSWGEFESDTEDQVRQQEQEGESRSDFERNSAVESGEATYEGETMSVLKRQGDVMGGHGVFMRQEKIPVVSYPASTGLGCDGRKKSEKKLTDILVEQIDTREESLHKHMRLPEVNKTGYRKGSSSIKQFDKMEEKSTLTMGFDGRTRQQYSQEGVQNTRLAKPKVKSENATGMEEIHGSYIEEVSSSIKRFSGREENLSMIRHLVQETRDEHAKTAGHLSFKDDYKRNSQELNEMSEIQEIKARGTSIFQKQSEASLNNQNDESTLTLSSVQDTEEQTHLTGQWNSREMDLRRKSKQLTESSDMHEAGDMSHWPGQSGIRMENQEDSSGLHFGSLAEAGGQQFQADQISSRRTESSKESNVLSENRISSQQEYLTSLAVKSTKETIERLNQTDEKVLQVGLRKEVKRPPKALSFNEGSSMEASSSQASLRLKTQHIVQQIGMDVRDRSSSHAKVTPIQLVAGASLHIEQSGDVVMKEASNATSHHGSDVSHPFAELNPPALQHERYSGTSRVGTLEEPLNLISHEDAFGSAYRLQKSSMHHVGEFIEKVTHEVSTSKIESNNKISGAESVSEQHKYNHESSSQYGSVDFRLKDPDSRHSSQTSSVKGPSDEIWDVTEPSIQEPADVVGLPGSALPSTGIVAKRTGKSFWNIISDIIRMQWVSRSRSNNLTLKSGGKSSPNQSTSSEAWFSGHEPEENSDKDVKREERSMSQDSKSADEHHHQVTIATGSQGAGSISRSSTNRKDHAAGDTPSSSGGSSSKGISSVSSGKNFGKRGTGKHHASTSDAVVESQAPLSSLQSRGSPHADEIPEASKTDISASSSLVQMEQQLHAGITKGSGTERLDWQLKQRKLQRSSQILTDKVDEWEETYKHESMQRKIDEMFMREALLEAKKAADTWEVPIGAVLVQHGKVIARGCNLVEELHDSTAHAEMICIREASTLLRAWRLAETTLYVTLEPCPMCAGAILQARIDTVVWGAPNKLLGADGSWIRLFPDGGEGGNGLESMGKPPAPVHPFHPKMTIRRGVLAAECADTMQQFFQLRRKKAKKPNSPRAPSCLPVSGHTAKFLTKMHDAFHFMFCL, from the exons ATGTACAACTCTTACGTCTGCTCTACTCGATCCCTTAGCTGTGAAGGCTCTGTTCCATTTTCATTCAATGATTTCTCCTACTACCCAGACGATAGATTTACTAGAAACCCAATGCCGTTATCAACGCCATCTTGCTGTTCTGTTTGTGCAAATTCTCTGTGCAAAGTGCCCATAAGCTCCAGGCTTTTATATGGGTTGAGGCAATCTTCCCTAATCCAGTGGTCAGCTTCCAGGAAGCTGATGTTTGTTGGTGCAGAGAGGTATTATTGCCAATTTAGGGGTCAAGATAATGGGCTGGGTAGTTGTtgttgtgtgcatgtgtgttgTGCGAAGAAAAGGAGTGTTTGTGGTGGGAGAGGGAGGTGGGAAGAGGGTAGATTCAGGTGTAGGGTTTCAAGGGAAGAGAGGGAAAGGGATCGAGAAAACAGTGTCGGTGAGGCCGAAATGATGCTCAGCTTGTTGGCTGAGGAGGTAGGCCAGGAGCGTTTTGGTGTTGGGGAGAGAAATGGTACGTTATCTAGTAGGAGGAGGAGGGTAAAAGTGGAGAAGAGACGTGACTGTCGTAGAGCTTCTTATAGCAGTAAGACAGAGCATGTCGATTCTGATTTGTTAGAGAGGAATGTGGAGTTTGAATCTGAATCTGTTAGGATTGGATCGAGGAAAAAAGTTTTTGGAAGAAAGGAAGACGGGCAGAAAACAGAAGATGAGGAAAATTATTTGAGGGGGGAGAGATGTAGAGGTAGGAAAGGAAGATCTAGTTGCTCGTCTTATTTCTCGTGTTCTTCATGGGGTGAATTTGAGAGTGACACTGAAGATCAGGTTAGGCAACAGGAGCAAGAAGGGGAATCAAGAAGTGATTTCGAAAGGAATTCAGCAGTAGAAAGTGGAGAAGCAACTTATGAGGGGGAAACTATGAGTGTGTTAAAGAGGCAAGGAGATGTTATGGGGGGACATGGAGTTTTCATGAGACAAGAAAAAATTCCAGTAGTTTCATATCCAGCATCCACTGGTCTTGGGTGTGATGGGAGAAAAAAGTCAGAGAAGAAGCTAACTGATATATTGGTTGAACAAATAGACACCAGGGAGGAATCATTACATAAGCACATGAGGTTACCAGAGGTCAACAAAACTGGTTATAGAAAAGGGTCTAGTTCCATCAAGCAATTTGATAAAATGGAAGAGAAGTCAACCTTGACCATGGGTTTTGATGGCAGAACAAGGCAGCAATATAGTCAAGAAGGCGTGCAAAATACTAGACTGGCTAAACCAAAAGTGAAATCTGAAAATGCAACTGGGATGGAGGAGATCCATGGCAGCTACATTGAAGAAGTTTCTAGTTCTATTAAGCGTTTTAGTGGGAGGGAAGAAAATCTAAGTATGATAAGGCATTTAGTTCAGGAAACAAGAGATGAACACGCTAAAACAGCCGGCCATTTAAGCTTTAAAGACGACTACAAAAGGAATTCCCAGGAACTCAATGAAAtgtcagaaattcaagaaatcaAAGCCAGAGGGACCTCCATCTTTCAGAAGCAGTCTGAGGCTagtttaaataatcaaaatgatgAATCAACTTTGACATTGAGCTCAGTGCAGGACACAGAAGAGCAAACCCATTTAACAGGTCAATGGAACTCCAGAGAGATGGATTTGAGAAGAAAATCCAAACAGTTAACTGAATCATCAGATATGCATGAAGCTGGTGACATGTCACATTGGCCAGGGCAATCTGGTATTAGAATGGAGAATCAGGAAGACAGTTCAGGTTTGCATTTTGGTTCACTTGCAGAAGCTGGTGGGCAACAGTTCCAAGCAGATCAAATATCTAGTAGGAGAACAGAATCTAGTAAAGAATCAAATGTTCTTTCTGAAAATAGAATCAGTAGTCAACAAGAATATTTGACATCATTGGCTGTGAAATCGACTAAGGAAACCATAGAAAGACTTAATCAGACAGATGAAAAAGTCTTACAAGTTGGATTGAGAAAAGAGGTTAAGAGGCCCCCCAAAGCATTGAGTTTCAATGAGGGAAGTTCCATGGAGGCCTCTAGTTCCCAGGCATCTTTGAGATTGAAAACACAGCATATAGTGCAGCAAATTGGCATGGATGTGAGAGATCGAAGTAGCTCACATGCAAAAGTGACTCCAATTCAATTGGTTGCAGGAGCTTCACTTCATATTGAACAATCTGGTGATGTTGTAATGAAAGAGGCTTCCAATGCAACTTCACATCATGGCTCTGATGTGTCACATCCATTTGCAGAGTTAAATCCTCCAGCTTTACAGCATGAAAGATATAGTGGAACAAGTAGGGTTGGGACTCTTGAGGAGCCCTTGAACCTCATTTCTCATGAAGATGCATTTGGTTCAGCCTACCGATTACAGAAATCTTCCATGCACCATGTTGGTGAGTTTATTGAGAAGGTGACACATGAAGTCTCAACTTCCAAAATCGAaagcaataataaaatttcTGGAGCAGAGTCGGTTAGTGAACAACATAAATACAATCATGAAAGCTCGAGTCAGTATGGTTCTGTAGATTTTAGGTTAAAAGACCCTGACTCAAGGCACTCATCCCAGACTTCTAGTGTGAAGGGGCCTTCAGATGAAATATGGGATGTGACAGAACCATCCATTCAAGAACCTGCTGATGTGGTGGGTTTACCAGGAAGCGCTTTACCAAGCACTGGTATAGTTGCAAAGAGAACTGGCAAGTCCTTTTGGAATATCATTTCAGATATAATCCGGATGCAGTGGGTTTCAAGATCAAGAAGCAATAATTTAACTCTAAAGTCAGGTGGCAAGAGTTCACCAAATCAATCTACTAGTAGTGAGGCTTGGTTCTCTGGGCATGAGCCAGAAGAAAACAGTGACAAGGATGTGAAAAGGGAAGAGAGAAGCATGTCACAAGATTCCAAGTCTGCTGATGAGCATCATCATCAGGTAACAATTGCCACTGGAAGTCAAGGAGCAGGGTCCATCTCCAGAAGCTCAACAAACAGAAAAGATCATGCAGCAGGGGATACGCCTTCCTCTTCAGGTGGATCATCATCCAAAGGTATTTCCTCAGTTTCCAGTGGAAAGAATTTTGGAAAGAGGGGAACAGGAAAGCATCATGCTAGTACTTCTGATGCAGTAGTTGAATCTCAAGCACCATTGTCTTCTCTACAGAGTAGAGGATCTCCCCATGCAGATGAAATTCCAGAAGCCAGTAAGACTGACATATCTGCAAGTAGTTCATTAGTGCAGATGGAGCAACAACTTCATGCTGGTATAACTAAAGGGTCAGGGACTGAGAGACTGGATTGGCAATTGAAACAAAGAAAACTTCAACGGAGCAGTCAGATCCTGACTGATAAAGTTGATGAATGGGAAGAAACATATAAACATGAAAGTATGCAGCGAAAAATTGATGAAATGTTTATGAGGGAGGCGCTGTTGGAGGCCAAGAAGGCTGCTGATACATGGGAGGTGCCTATTGGGGCTGTGCTGGTACAACATGGAAAAGTAATTGCCCGTGGGTGCAACCT AGTGGAAGAATTGCATGACTCCACTGCCCATGCAGAAATGATTTGCATAAGGGAGGCTTCAACCCTGCTCCGTGCATGGAGACTTGCA GAAACTACTCTATATGTAACCCTTGAGCCGTGTCCAATGTGTGCTGGAGCAATTCTTCAAGCCAGGATTGACACTGTTGTATGGGGAGCTCCCAATAAACTCCTAGGAGCTGATGGCAGTTGGATTAG GCTTTTTCCTGATGGGGGTGAAGGTGGAAATGGCTTGGAATCAATGGGTAAGCCACCGGCTCCAGTCCATCCATTCCACCCAAAGATGACAATTAGGCGAGGTGTATTGGCAGCAGAATGTGCCGATACAATGCAGCAATTCTTCCAGCTAAGGAGAAAGAAAGCGAAGAAACCCAATTCGCCAAGGGCACCTTCATGTCTTCCCGTTTCTGGCCACACTGCAAAGTTCTTGACCAAGATGCATGATGCCTTCCACTTCATGTTCTGCTTGTAA